From Thermotoga sp., the proteins below share one genomic window:
- a CDS encoding carbohydrate ABC transporter permease translates to MQKAKNKVAYLFISPWIIGFVLFTGGPIIAVFLLSFCKWDMISAPKWVGFSNYARMFQSGSEFWIVLEFTLLYTLLSVLISVSWALLLAILVNQKVKGTRFFGFLYFVPAVVPIIALTFAFQLIFNKELGIVNYLLTLIGINNPPNWLMDSSYVRWLLAVLNIYTFYTG, encoded by the coding sequence ATGCAAAAAGCCAAAAACAAAGTTGCTTATCTTTTTATATCTCCTTGGATCATTGGCTTCGTTCTCTTCACTGGGGGGCCTATTATAGCGGTATTTCTTCTCAGTTTTTGCAAGTGGGATATGATATCAGCTCCAAAATGGGTTGGATTTTCAAATTATGCTAGGATGTTTCAAAGTGGATCTGAATTTTGGATAGTTCTGGAATTTACACTCCTTTATACCTTATTGTCCGTTCTCATATCTGTTAGTTGGGCTCTACTCCTGGCGATTCTTGTAAATCAAAAAGTAAAAGGAACCAGATTTTTTGGCTTTCTCTATTTTGTACCAGCTGTGGTTCCGATAATTGCTCTGACGTTCGCTTTCCAGCTGATTTTCAATAAGGAGCTAGGAATAGTGAACTATCTTTTAACACTGATTGGGATCAACAACCCTCCAAATTGGTTGATGGATTCTAGTTATGTGAGATGGCTTTTAGCTGTTCTAAACATTTATACATTTTACACGGGTC